In Bombus vancouverensis nearcticus unplaced genomic scaffold, iyBomVanc1_principal scaffold0026, whole genome shotgun sequence, a single window of DNA contains:
- the LOC143304199 gene encoding uncharacterized protein LOC143304199: protein MTTRDSNIKRTFSRSENTKGKYSNIIDDTVIPSARNDIEDPSMCEDALEKFTPLMNSTMDINSTYTQKMMDATAIVEPLSPIKSNETEEVQQLNQAIGLTEFEELFAEDEPSREREMSNRNMTKQDIQNEMKKNVPVRRRIEAFEKEKISEKAIVQKLARRSVEKAKKILLAKQKKETRMMTLQLQTVRST from the exons atgacaacaagagatagtaatataaagagaactttttcacggagtgaaaacacgaagggtaaatattctaatattattgatgatacagtaattccatcagcaagaaatgatattgaagatccttcaatgtgcgaggatgcacttgagaaatttactcctcttatgaattccacgatggacatcaattctacttatacgcagaagatgatggacgctaccgcaattgtagaacctttatcaccaataaaatcaaacgaaacg gaggaggttcagcagctgaatcaagcgattggactcaccgagttcgaagaattattcgcagaagatgagccatcccgtgaaagggaaatgtctaatagaaacatgacgaaacaggacattcaaaatgaaatgaagaaaaatgtgcccgtaagaaggagaatcgaggcctttgaaaaagaaaaaatttcagaaaaagccattgttcaaaaactggcacgaagatctgtcgaaaaagcaaaaaaaatcttattagcgaaacaaaagaaggagactcgGATGATGACATTgcag ctccaaacAGTAAGATCCACCTGA